In the Octopus bimaculoides isolate UCB-OBI-ISO-001 chromosome 18, ASM119413v2, whole genome shotgun sequence genome, one interval contains:
- the LOC106881050 gene encoding G patch domain-containing protein 4 isoform X2, with product MYNDAAKKISVNTDNSEKLKQEKIREESSPKNLLYGNFLQGSTQYSKHTGIVEEAVSESQPEVSQNCPPRLTDEQLFEICGRRTAHKAARHGLQLNGKLQRIKEQEQRFLESLETAKNHKNQISKTKISSISRNRTKVEAEKQQNNLDDDGYIEEETLIKKRKKKKKKNKNDLVEVGLEETVDCKQDSENQDFQENKLLVSENLTDCDKEIVWLPKQDDVSTKEGFKLKYKVKKHKKRKHNL from the exons AACACTGATAATAGTGAAAAACTGAAGCAGGAAAAGATAAGAGAAGAAAGTTCTCCAAAGAATTTACTGTATGGTAATTTCCTCCAG GGATCAACTCAGTATTCAAAGCACACAGGAATAGTTGAAGAAGCTGTTAGTGAATCACAGCCTGAAGTTTCTCAGAACTGCCCTCCCAG gTTAACTGATGAACAGCTTTTTGAAATATGTGGACGTCGTACAGCACACAA AGCAGCACGACATGGATTACAACTAAATGGCAAGTTGCAACGTattaaagaacaagaacaacgcTTCTTGGAATCTCTTGAGACTGCCAAAAATCATAAAAATCAAATCTCAAAAACCAAAATTTCTAGCATTTCTAGAAATCGTACAAAGGTTGAGGCTGAGAAGCAGCAAAATAATTTAGATGACGATGGTTATATTGAAGAAGAAACATTgattaaaaagaggaaaaagaagaagaaaaagaacaaaaatgattTGGTTGAAGTGGGTTTAGAAGAAACAGTTGATTGTAAACAGGATTCAGAAAATCAAGACTTTCAAGAAAACAAATTACTTGTTAGTGAAAATTTAACAGACTGTGATAAGGAAATAGTTTGGTTGCCTAAGCAAGATGATGTTTCAACCAAAGaaggatttaaattaaaatacaagGTTAAAAAgcacaaaaagagaaaacataatctataa